A stretch of DNA from Vulpes lagopus strain Blue_001 chromosome 12, ASM1834538v1, whole genome shotgun sequence:
AATAAGTGAATATAAAATAGAGGTTcggggtccttgggtggctcagtggtttagtgtctgcctttggctcagggcgtgatcctggagtcctggaatcaagtcccacatcgggctccctgcacagagcctgcttctccctctgcctgtgtctctgcctctctctctttctctgtgtctctcatgaataaataaaaatctttaaaataaataaataaaatctttaaaaaaataaaataaaatagaggttcatggggtgcctggctggctcagtcagtagaacatgtgactcttgatcttggggttgtgagttcaagccccacattgggtgtacagattgcttaatttttttcaatcctttaaaaaaataaaatagggattcATTAGGACAATCTGAAATATAAATGACATCAACACTCAGACTCTTCAGCCTACAAAGGACCATCCATGATGAGGGGTCATCTACAAATGTTTACTTTACCAAAGGCTAGCCTGGAAGCTTTGGGCTGATCAGGATTTCTCGGAGGGCTGGAGCTCAAGAAAAATTTGGCAAATCCATCACCCATGAAGCCAGTGGCTGGCCTGGATTGAGGTATCTGGTGGCAGGGGAGGTGTATTGGTTGTTGGATCTGGCCAGAGCAGCCAGAGAAATGGAGCAGGAACCAGAGAAGAGGAACCAGAATATGCCAGAGGCAGATGGGACTCAGAAGATTTGGGTCTAGTTCCAACTCAccatgtgaccttggtcaaggTACTTGGTCCCTAACACCCCAGTGACTGCTCTTGCTTTATCACTGCTCTTCAACTATGGGTTGTGATCCATTAGTGGGTCAGGAACTCATTTTAGTTAACGGAGACCagtgttataaaaatgaaataaaagaatacggggatccctgggtggcgcagcggtttggcgcctgcctttggcccagggagggatcctggagacccgggatcgaatcccacgtcaggcttccggtgcatggagcgtgcttctccctctgcctgtgtctttgccattctctctctctctgtgactatcataaataaaatttaaaaaaaataaaagaatagaacaTTCCAGGAGTGCCTGTTTGGGTTAGTTGGAGGAGTGTACAACTctctgatctcagagttgtgagttcaagccccacattgggtgtagagattatttaagcaaataaatcttaaaaaaaaaaaaaaaatccagagcaTATCACAGAGTAAGTACTGGTTTGTGAAATGTGTTTTCAttggctgttgtttttttttttaagatttttatttatttgagagaaagagagcaggagcagggtgaggggcagagggagaagcagatgccttgctgagcagggagcctaatgtgggatcatggcctgagccaaagacagacacttaagtgactaagccacccaggtgcccatagttgttttttttgttgttgttgttgtttgttttttgtttttaagattctattcatttacttgagagagagagagagcatgtgagcaggggagaagagggagagggacaagcagacttcacactgagggcagaggctgctggggggctcagtcccacaaccctgagatcatgacctgagccagattCAAGAGTGGCCActtaaatgactaagccacccaggagccccgtgTTTTGgttttatgtgtatgtttaaGTATACTAGGTAATATGTATTTCTTACGTTgggtcaaaattaaaaaaaaaaaaaaagatttgaaagccAAACTTTTTGGATTCTTTATCAGTAAACAACACAAAATTAAATAGTAAGGAAACATGTACAAGGTTTTTCTTTGTAGTAGCAAAGAATTGGTAACAATACCAATATCCATGTAATGAAAAGTGTGCAACAGTTAAAATGAACCAAAGCTACATGTATCAGTACAAacagtgttggggcacctggctggctcagttggtggagtgacTTTTGGTCTTGGGGTCGTGGGTTTGAACCCTATGTTGCAGGTAGAGAGATtacgtaaaaataaaatcttttaataaaataaaaataatgtggagtaaaaaaaaaaaaacgagctgctgatgaatttatttatgtgaagtcttaaaataggcaaaataataGTAGATGTTGCTTAAGGATAGTGGACAACTCTAATGAACCTATGGAGACACACATGGAATGATAagcacaaaaattttttaaaaattttatttattcaagagagacacagagagagaagcagagacataggcagagggagaagcaggctcctcacagggagcccgatgtgggaccccgggatcacgacctgagctgaaggcagacgctcaagacactcaaccactgagccacccaggcgcccctaaacacAAAATTTGAAATGTACTCTACTGGTTACCATGGAGTGGGAGGATAcagagtggggtggggacagaagtGTCCAGCGAGCTTTAACTGTAATGGTGAGACTGTAGTTCTGAAATTGGATAGTGGCTAAGTggaagcttaatttttttttttttttaagtggaagctTAATATATCAATCTTGATTTCCTCACTTtatcatatattcattttattttttccagtttttagatACAATTGTCATATAACATATCAGTGTAAGGTGTACATGATTTGATGTGTGTATGGGAGGTGGTTGCATAGTTCATATTCCTTCTGTCATCACAGTTAAAGATTTTCCTCTTgtgataagaatttttatttacttttaaaaaagattttatttatttattcatgggagacacacagagagagaggaacagacacaggcagagggagaagcaggctccatgcaggagtcccACGtcactcgatcccgggtctccaggatcacaccctgggctgaaggcagcgctaaactgctaagccacccgggctgcccatgataagaatttttaaaatctgctgtCTCAGTAagttcaaatatacaatacatttttaaaatattttatttattttttcatgagagacacagagagagagagaggcagagacatagacagggagaagctggctccctgctccctgcctgatatgggactcgatcctggatcccgggatcatgcccaatccgaaggtagatgttcaaccactgagccacccaggtgtccctacaatataatattattaactatagttctCATACTGTATATTATGTATAGTATGTCCCTGCTAATGTATTACTCTTGATTATCTTGTAtatgtctaaaatatttcataatttaacaaaattagaatggaagaaaaaggtTTTGAGCAATTATCCCAATATATGTAAATCTATGCAGAGTATTAATTTTACATGCCACATATTAATGAATATTGCTAAATGTTAGAAAACCTAAGTAAATCAATCAGTAATTACTGTTAAACCATGAAAGTGAATATTAGTAaggcttaattatttttcttttggatacttttagatatttttccataCCCTGCTAGATTGGCTTGGGCATTTCCCCAGAGGTACTTGCACTCCACTTTGGAAGGACTTTAGGTTTTAGCAGTGTCTCAAGTTATGGTGCTCTGAACACATGCCTCAGAATTATCCTAAGATCTTGTTAAAGATCTCGTCCCAAAGTGGGGCATGGACCAGGAATCTATTTCTTAATAAGTGCACTGGTGGTTTTGATGCTCTGCTACAGGATGGTATGGATGTTCTGAGCTATTCAAAGCAGCTGGGGATTTTGGCAAGTCAGGTACAAGGCCTGCCCTCGAGGAGCTTCCAGGCTGCGTGGGCTGGTGTGGCCTCCTTCAGCAGCTCACCCGTCTCCCTCCCACTCAGGAAGCCGATGCCAGTGGAGGACTCTGAATGCAGCTCTGACGACACCAGCATTTCCCCCATCTCATCCACCTTGCTGAATCCCATCAAACTGGCTGTGACCCAGCCCAACAGCAGCTTCTTTGCAGGGATGCTAGAGGGCGAGCTGAACAAACTCAGCTTCTCCTCGAttggcaaggatacagaaaagAAGGACctggccctctgcccccaccaatCCAAGTCTCAAATGGCCCCTGGGGGCCTGCTGGACCTTGACAACCCTGAACTAGACACAGACACCTCGTCGACACCCTCAGAGTCCTCTGTGGTCATGGATGTGCCGGAGGCACCCTTCATCTGTGAACACACAGTCAGCGATTCCACGGCTGTGGTATGATTCCCTCTTGGTGCATTCAGCAAGGGCTTCCTGGCCACCCCcgtgtgccaggctctgagctgagcTCCGTAGGGAGTGTGAAGGTGCCTACCACCTGCATCCTACCCTAGAGCTCCTGGCTCAGGAGAGACGCCATGTCTGGTAGGAACGCCAGTGCCAGCTGGAATGGGTGTGGTGCTGTAGGAAGAGCTCAGACCAAGTGCCACCAGGAATTCAGAGGGAGAAACATTACATCCAGGTGCAGGAAAAAGCTTGGTGGCTTTGGTAACATTTGAGCTGGGACACACAGGGAGGATTTAAACATCCAGAGATGGGAGAATGGCATTCCATGGAGGGGCTGACAAGAGCAATGCCTCACAGGCGGGAAAATGTGGGAGCACACAGCCGGGTCCCAATCCAGGGCTTCTTGCACTTTTCTGTGCCTGCACATCCAATCTTCTTGTTAAAAAGGAGATTCCTGGGCCTCATCcctagattctgattcagtaagtctggggtGGGCCCTGAGAATTTGTATCCGCTCAGAGGTCCTACAATGTTAGGCTaccttacagatttttttccgtAAGCAATAGAGGACAGACAGCTTTTGCAAAGCTTTGTATCTGGTGGTGGATGCAATTTGTGCTGTATTTTAGGAAGATAAATCTGGAAGTCCCGGATGAGCAGTGTCTCAAAAGTGTGGTTCTCAgaccaacagcatcagcatcCTATGGCAACGTGTTTgaaatttaaatgctttttttttttttaagattgtatttatttattcatgagagacagagagagagagaggcagagacataggcagagggaggagggagaggcaggctccactcagggagcccaacgtgggacccaatcccgggtccccaggaccacgccctgggctgaaggtggcactaagccgctgggccacaggggctgccctgaaatttaAATTCTCATCCCCTCCGCCTCTACCTTAGGCCTACTGAACCGGAAACCTTGGGGGCTGGCAATATATTTTAACAAGTCCTTTAGGGTATTCTGATGCACATCCacttttgagaaccactggcctggatggaggggagaaggaaaccAGACAGGAGGCAGCAGGGCCAGAAATCTGCAGTTATAAAAACTCTGAGCTCCTCAGCCAGGTGTGGCAACCACTATTGTAGCACAAAGTATGTGGGCTCTGGAGCTACTGGTTTGAACTTTGGCTCTGGCGCTGTGTGTGACCACAGGCCAGCCACtcaccctctctgagcttcatctGCAATGAGCAAGACAGACAAGATGATCTCTAAGGGCCCTCCCAACTAGTCTTGGAGAAATATGGGATGGGGGCACACTCTGAGGTGGgtggggctgcccagggagagTCACCTATGGTGCAGGCCGGGAGTGCCTTACACCTTCCATCAGACCTGCCTTGGCCCCAAgaggggcaggggatgggagtGGGGCATTTAGACCCATGGCtgagggtggaaggggaggggaggacagccTGGAGCAGGTCTGAGGAAGCCTGGCGGGGTGGGCGGGCTCTCTTCCTCTAGATTTCCTGGACGTATGCCCTGGGCAAGCAGCAGGTCAGTTTCTACCAGGTCCTGTTGCAGGAAGTGGCCAAGACAAATGAtaatgagccacccaaggcaaAGAATCGCCCATGGATCTTCAACAAGATCTTGGGCACCACCGTCAAGCTGATGGAGCTGAAGCCTAACACGAGTTACTGTCTCACCGTCCGTGCAGCTAACACAGCTGGGGTGGGGAAGTGGTGCAAGCCCTACAAAGTGAGCCCTGGGAGAAGAGGGCCCGGGGATGGGGGTGGGCCAGGGAGAGGTCTGAGCCAGGGGTTTTGGAGGCTGGGGACACCAGTATGCCCCCATGGCTCATCTTCCTGCTGGCTTTCTGCCTAGGAGAATGAGCACAAATTCTAGTCTTTCATCTGGGAGGTTTAGGATTAAGCCACTCCAGGGTAca
This window harbors:
- the FNDC8 gene encoding fibronectin type III domain-containing protein 8, whose product is MASETLCKVGDGEEAMLKKETLNVLNALNQMSKPFPNPKSMNRTVTTKGLPLTTRGSLVNFLQEDAINLPKPMPVEDSECSSDDTSISPISSTLLNPIKLAVTQPNSSFFAGMLEGELNKLSFSSIGKDTEKKDLALCPHQSKSQMAPGGLLDLDNPELDTDTSSTPSESSVVMDVPEAPFICEHTVSDSTAVISWTYALGKQQVSFYQVLLQEVAKTNDNEPPKAKNRPWIFNKILGTTVKLMELKPNTSYCLTVRAANTAGVGKWCKPYKFATVATDLNSFPENNPIQITVQRKEPQRKTVSIGLEDMRKLEDLEYLFPY